In a single window of the Pseudoxanthomonas sp. F37 genome:
- a CDS encoding DUF4019 domain-containing protein produces the protein MKYFVMRLAVTLCVLSGSADAIAQAQRAPAAPAQAAAQADIDPNTLAGTALRILQAVDRDQVSLLWDGASAVTRRTTRREDFLGQVARTRKPLGTVAGRNWMAVRRQQVAVGGQLPPGTYTSVEFATRFQNNRIAKELVSMRRDEDGVWRFTGYVIE, from the coding sequence ATGAAGTACTTCGTGATGCGGTTGGCAGTGACACTCTGCGTGTTGTCCGGATCGGCAGACGCCATCGCCCAGGCGCAACGCGCCCCGGCTGCGCCTGCACAGGCGGCGGCGCAAGCGGACATCGATCCCAATACGCTGGCCGGTACGGCGCTGCGGATACTGCAGGCCGTCGACCGTGACCAGGTGAGTCTGTTGTGGGATGGTGCGTCGGCGGTGACCCGGCGTACGACCCGGCGCGAAGACTTTCTGGGCCAGGTAGCCAGGACGCGCAAGCCGCTGGGCACGGTCGCCGGACGCAACTGGATGGCGGTGCGACGCCAACAGGTGGCGGTCGGCGGTCAGCTGCCGCCAGGCACGTATACCAGCGTGGAATTCGCGACACGGTTCCAGAACAATCGCATCGCCAAGGAGTTGGTTTCCATGCGGCGCGACGAAGACGGTGTATGGCGGTTCACTGGGTACGTCATCGAATGA
- a CDS encoding OmpA family protein has protein sequence MLLLVLMAVAAGGCTTHVSRDISADGVPGEVVFPAMEQAVLKEGTFPNPDSLRLVASGVTKDQLYDLLGRPHFREGYAGVREWDYIFHFRRDGQVITCQYKVVFDNQYYARSFYWMPASCAGLLSEPAPAPAPAPAPAPAVTTRRFALSANTLFAFGRSGPGDIQAGGRAEVSRIVNELRKTRGVRHVRVVGHTDPVGSDQSNLALSQRRADTVRQLLIAEGVPSALISAEGRGETEQIKQCDMSQPRSALVACLLPNRRVEIVADVEG, from the coding sequence ATGCTGCTTTTGGTGCTGATGGCCGTGGCCGCAGGCGGCTGCACCACCCATGTCAGTCGCGACATCTCCGCCGATGGCGTGCCTGGCGAGGTAGTGTTTCCCGCGATGGAACAGGCGGTGCTGAAGGAGGGAACGTTCCCCAACCCGGACAGCCTGCGCCTGGTGGCTTCCGGCGTAACCAAGGACCAGCTGTACGATCTGCTGGGCCGCCCGCATTTCCGCGAAGGCTACGCCGGCGTGCGCGAGTGGGACTACATCTTCCATTTCCGCCGGGACGGCCAGGTGATCACCTGCCAGTACAAAGTCGTCTTCGACAATCAGTATTACGCACGAAGCTTCTACTGGATGCCCGCGTCCTGCGCCGGCCTGCTCAGCGAGCCTGCGCCTGCGCCGGCACCGGCGCCTGCGCCTGCGCCGGCCGTCACCACCCGCCGCTTCGCGTTGTCCGCCAATACCTTGTTCGCCTTCGGCCGTTCCGGCCCAGGCGACATCCAGGCCGGTGGCCGGGCGGAGGTTTCGCGCATCGTCAACGAACTGCGCAAAACCCGGGGCGTGCGCCACGTTCGCGTGGTGGGCCACACCGACCCGGTAGGCAGCGATCAGTCCAATCTGGCGCTGTCCCAGCGTCGCGCGGATACGGTCCGGCAGCTGCTGATAGCTGAAGGTGTCCCCTCAGCGCTGATTTCCGCAGAAGGGCGGGGTGAGACGGAGCAGATCAAGCAGTGCGACATGTCGCAGCCGCGCAGCGCGCTGGTTGCATGCCTGCTACCCAACCGCCGCGTCGAGATCGTGGCCGACGTGGAAGGGTGA
- the aqpZ gene encoding aquaporin Z produces MIRKLAAELLGTFWLVLGGCGTAVLTGGYVGGLGIALAFGLSVLTGAYALGRISGGHFNPAVSLGLALGGRFPAKAVLPYALAQVAGAAAAAQLLFSIAQGAPDFDMSAEVVGAFATNGYGDLSPGGYALGAAFLTETVLTAVFLLVIMGVTGKGAPAAFAPVAIGLALTLIHLISIPVTNTSVNPARSTGVALIVGTPAMAQLWLFWAAPLLGAGIGGLLHRWLYPSSRGARQRKLFPQAGLKRAVPLPSRNYRGMP; encoded by the coding sequence ATGATCCGGAAACTGGCGGCAGAACTGTTGGGAACATTCTGGCTGGTGCTGGGCGGCTGCGGCACCGCCGTGCTGACGGGGGGCTATGTGGGCGGATTGGGTATCGCGCTTGCGTTCGGGCTGAGCGTGCTTACCGGCGCGTACGCGCTGGGGCGCATATCCGGCGGGCACTTCAATCCCGCCGTCAGTCTGGGCCTGGCGCTGGGCGGGCGCTTCCCGGCCAAGGCCGTGCTTCCTTATGCATTGGCGCAGGTGGCCGGTGCGGCGGCGGCGGCCCAGCTGCTGTTCTCCATTGCCCAGGGCGCCCCCGACTTCGATATGAGTGCGGAGGTCGTCGGTGCCTTCGCGACCAATGGCTATGGGGATCTTTCGCCTGGCGGCTATGCGCTGGGTGCCGCGTTCCTGACCGAAACCGTACTGACGGCCGTGTTCCTGTTGGTCATCATGGGTGTCACCGGCAAGGGTGCGCCCGCGGCGTTTGCGCCTGTTGCCATCGGTCTTGCGCTGACCTTGATCCACCTCATCAGCATTCCGGTCACCAATACCTCCGTCAATCCGGCGCGCTCCACCGGCGTGGCCCTCATCGTCGGCACGCCGGCGATGGCGCAGCTGTGGCTGTTCTGGGCGGCGCCGTTGCTGGGGGCTGGTATCGGCGGACTTCTCCATCGCTGGTTGTACCCCTCTTCCCGAGGGGCAAGGCAGAGAAAGTTGTTTCCACAAGCAGGCCTGAAGCGGGCCGTTCCACTCCCATCGAGAAACTACCGGGGAATGCCATGA
- a CDS encoding Arm DNA-binding domain-containing protein, which produces MSVTTLTKRLVATAKPKDRAYELRDTQVRGLLLRVQPSGHKAWVVTWEHGKRRWGLLGT; this is translated from the coding sequence ATGTCAGTCACCACCCTCACCAAGCGTCTCGTCGCGACTGCCAAGCCCAAGGATCGCGCGTACGAGCTCAGGGACACGCAGGTGCGCGGCCTCCTGCTCCGGGTGCAGCCCAGTGGGCATAAAGCCTGGGTCGTCACCTGGGAGCACGGGAAGCGACGTTGGGGTCTGCTGGGCACCTGA
- a CDS encoding YadA-like family protein encodes MNKIYKLVWSAALGQFVVTSEVANSRGKSGGRQGGATATVLQSWLVDKPLTLLYSATLVAVMAYSSPADADVLFNSSVIGSGDTICTNINDTTGATKFIGEWISVRCAQYRTSATNDANFYKTLVTGRSALALGGELFVNGGKIGLADYEGGTYGMRIGSVATVDAAIGLDAIAIGTAQTTANDGATSTPTTASAARTIAIGSATSSTAADALALGTTATASATNAIAIGTQSRADAAEAVAIGTNAVATGGRAVSIGSGNVANGNGAVAIGDPNTATGSGAIAQGLDNTATGNGAVAMGNTNMVGGGGQAVGVAGTAAQGAVGIGYQNTVAGQGAVGIGDRNTVSGSSAVALGRQSNATGLSAIALGLTASATNTYAVAIGGLAAATGENAVAVGQGANATMLDSLALGSNAVAGANAGDVALGANSSTTAVVATTGAIIDGVAYTYAGTAPQSTVSVGQPGFERTITNVAAGRVDATSTDAINGSQLLATNLAVDTLGMDLDALGDSTASSLGGTSAYNPATHTVTAGLAVGGTTYTNVQDALTQLDTVATAGWNVSAQGTNLTNVAPDETVDLNNSDGNIVVSKTTTDDDVTFDLADDITVTSVTAGGTVLDASGLTIAGGPSVTTVGIDAGNTVITNVAPGTVSSTSTDAVNGSQLFAVSEVANAGWNISDGTSSGNIAPDETLTVTAGSNAEVTYDDATSTLTVGVVADPSFNSITVGDTVINDGSISFTSGGPSISNGGIDAGGTVITNVAPGVAGTDAVNVDQLTAVSDIANAGWNISAQGANATNVAPGEAVDLNNSDGNIVVSKTTTDDNVTFDLADDITVTSVTAGGTVLNSSGLTIAGGPSVTTVGIDAGGTVITNVAPGVAGTDAVNVDQLTALGDTGVTFTGNDNTAGDVQRALGSTLSIQGDATTAGTYSGGNLQTVTDPATGTIHLQMADSPVFGATTINAGGTGIISGVTAGVAGTDAVNVDQLTAVSDVANAGWDISAQGANATNVAPGEAVDLNNSDGNIVVSKTTTDDNVTFDLADDITVTSVTAGGTVLNSSGLTIAGGPSVTTSGIDAGNTVITNVAPGTVSSTSTDAVNGSQLFAVSEVANAGWNISDGTSSGNIAPDETLTVTAGSNAEVTYDDATSTLTVGVVADPSFNSITVGDTVINDGSISFTSGGPSLTSTGIDAGGTVITNVAPGVAGTDAVNVDQLTALGDTGLTFTGNDNTAGDVQRALGSTLSIQGDATTAGTYSGGNLQTVTDPATGTIHLQMADSPVFGATTINAGGTGIISGVTAGVAGTDAVNVDQLTALGSSTAASLGGTSAYDPATQTVTAGLDVDGTTYTTVQDALTQVNSTANAGWNISDGTSSGNIAPDETLTVTAGSNAEVTYDDATSTLTVGVVADPSFNSITVGDTVINDGSISFTSGGPSISNGGIDAGGTVITNVAPGVAGTDAVNVDQLTAVSDVANAGWDISAQGANATNVAPGEAVDLNNSDGNIVVSKTTTGDNVTFDLADDITVTSVTAGGTVLNSSGLTIAGGPSVTTVGIDAGGTVITNVAPGVAGTDAVNVDQLTALGDTGLTFTGNDNTAGDVQRALGSTLSIQGDATTAGTYSGGNLQTVTDPATGTIHLQMADSPVFGATTINAGGTGIISGVTAGVAGTDAVNVDQLTAVSDIANAGWDISAQGANATNVAPGEAVDLNNSDGNIVVSKTTTDDNVTFDLADDITVASVTAGGSVLNSSGLTIAGGPSVTTSGIDAGNTVITNVAPGTVSSTSTDAVNGSQLFAVSEVANAGWNISDGTSSGNIAPDETLTVTAGSNAEVTYDDATSTLTVGVVADPSFNSITVGDTVINDGSISFTSGGPSLTSTGIDAGGTGIISGVTAGVAGTDAVNVDQLTAVSDVANAGWDISAQGANATNVAPGEAVDLNNSDGNIVVSKTTTDDNVTFDLADDITVTSVTAGGSVLNSSGLTIAGGPSVTTVGIDAGNTVITNVAPGVAGTDAANVDQVTNLVDGARTHYYSVNDNGVVGGNYDNDGATGINALAAGVDTSAAGDAALALGYGAAGGGLNAIAIGTDALASNTGSIAIGQDTVSSGLDTIAIGTGASATNSVALGARASAGAGGTALGDGANATLAGGVALGKNSVEGAANATASTTIAGTTYTFAGTTPTSVVSVGSVGAERQITNVAAGQLSATSTDAVNGSQLFATHQAIEDVAAGLTHYYSVNDNGVAGGNYDNDGATGINALAAGVGASAAADSATAIGEGAVAGAQAGDVALGSGSTTAAVVATASGSVDGVTYTYAGTAPTSTVSVGSVGAERTITHVAAGQVSSTSTDAVNGSQLFATNQAVGSLGVNLDQVGASTAATLGGTSVYDPVTHTVTGGLSVGGSTYTTVQDALTQVNTTASAGWNITDGTSSGNIGAGETLAVAAGSNAAVTYDDATGTLTVGVVPDPSFTSVAIGNTSITTDGLTIIGGPGITIAGIDAGGTTITNVAAGVNGTDAVNVDQLNQVVEGASAHYYSVNDGGVNGGNYANDGATATGAIASGVGASATATDAVAIGTGATSGDANSVALGAGSATSAAVGTTGTTIAGTDYTFAGGVPVGTVSVGDAGAERTITHVAAGRLSATSTDAVNGSQLYATNQAIDALDGRVTTVEGDVANLTETVGGFDSRITNVEGDVADLTETVNTFDGRITNVQNGADGMFQVSQEDAITKPAPTGTNAAAGGNGAVASGDNALAVGNQSTASGNDSTALGNGATASHGNSVALGAGSATTVGAQSNYNAAYVGDSTSTGEVNIGGRTISGVAAGTAGTDAVNVSQLNGGVNYAINQANAYTDNRLSGFYSDMWTMRREARGGTASAMAMAGLPQAYLPGKSMLAVAAGGYQGEYGMAVGLSGVTENGRWVYKAQASGNTTRDWGFTVGAGIQW; translated from the coding sequence ATGAACAAGATCTACAAGCTGGTCTGGAGCGCAGCGCTGGGCCAATTCGTGGTCACCTCGGAGGTGGCGAATTCGCGGGGCAAGAGTGGGGGAAGGCAAGGCGGCGCCACGGCAACGGTGCTGCAGTCGTGGCTTGTCGATAAGCCGCTGACATTGCTCTACTCGGCCACGCTTGTCGCAGTGATGGCCTATTCCTCGCCGGCCGATGCCGATGTGCTGTTCAACTCATCGGTCATTGGAAGCGGGGACACCATCTGCACGAACATCAACGACACCACGGGAGCCACGAAGTTCATCGGTGAGTGGATTAGCGTGCGATGCGCGCAGTACAGGACGAGTGCGACGAACGATGCCAACTTCTACAAGACCCTGGTGACGGGCCGTTCTGCACTGGCACTGGGTGGCGAACTGTTCGTGAACGGTGGAAAGATCGGTCTGGCCGACTATGAGGGCGGCACCTACGGCATGCGCATCGGCAGTGTCGCCACCGTTGACGCAGCCATCGGCCTGGACGCGATAGCCATCGGAACGGCGCAGACCACTGCAAATGACGGCGCCACATCAACCCCGACAACGGCCTCCGCCGCACGCACCATCGCCATCGGGTCGGCGACCAGTTCCACCGCTGCCGATGCGCTGGCGCTTGGCACCACCGCGACTGCGTCGGCCACCAATGCCATCGCCATCGGCACCCAATCCCGCGCCGATGCTGCCGAGGCCGTGGCCATCGGTACCAACGCCGTGGCCACCGGCGGCCGGGCGGTCTCCATCGGGTCCGGCAACGTCGCCAACGGCAACGGCGCTGTCGCCATCGGCGATCCCAATACCGCCACCGGCAGCGGCGCCATTGCGCAGGGCCTGGACAACACCGCCACCGGCAACGGCGCGGTCGCCATGGGCAACACCAACATGGTGGGCGGCGGCGGACAGGCTGTCGGCGTGGCCGGCACCGCCGCGCAGGGCGCGGTGGGCATCGGATACCAGAACACCGTGGCCGGCCAGGGCGCCGTCGGCATCGGTGACCGTAATACGGTCAGTGGCTCCAGCGCCGTCGCTTTGGGTCGCCAGTCCAACGCCACCGGCCTCAGCGCCATCGCGCTGGGCCTGACCGCCAGCGCCACCAACACCTACGCCGTGGCCATCGGCGGACTGGCGGCCGCCACCGGCGAGAACGCCGTGGCCGTGGGCCAGGGCGCGAACGCCACCATGCTGGACAGTCTGGCGCTGGGGTCGAATGCCGTCGCCGGCGCCAATGCGGGCGACGTGGCGCTGGGCGCAAACTCGTCCACCACGGCGGTGGTCGCCACCACCGGCGCCATCATCGACGGCGTTGCCTATACCTATGCCGGTACCGCCCCCCAGAGCACGGTCAGTGTGGGACAGCCCGGCTTCGAGCGCACCATCACCAATGTGGCTGCCGGCCGCGTGGACGCGACCAGCACCGACGCCATCAACGGTTCGCAGTTGCTGGCGACCAACCTTGCGGTGGACACGCTGGGCATGGATCTGGACGCGCTGGGTGACAGCACGGCGTCCTCGCTGGGCGGTACTTCGGCCTACAACCCGGCCACGCATACCGTGACCGCTGGCCTGGCGGTAGGCGGCACCACCTACACCAATGTGCAGGACGCCTTGACGCAGTTGGATACGGTGGCCACCGCCGGCTGGAACGTCAGCGCGCAGGGCACCAACCTCACCAACGTGGCGCCCGATGAGACCGTTGACCTCAACAACAGCGACGGCAACATCGTGGTCAGCAAGACCACCACCGACGACGACGTCACCTTCGACCTGGCCGACGACATCACCGTCACCAGCGTCACGGCCGGTGGCACGGTGCTGGATGCCAGCGGCCTGACCATCGCGGGCGGACCGAGCGTGACCACGGTCGGCATCGATGCCGGCAACACCGTCATCACCAATGTGGCACCCGGCACCGTGTCCTCGACCTCGACCGATGCGGTGAACGGCTCGCAGCTGTTTGCGGTCAGCGAGGTGGCCAATGCCGGCTGGAACATCAGCGACGGCACCAGCAGCGGCAACATCGCCCCGGACGAGACGCTGACCGTGACCGCCGGCAGCAATGCCGAGGTCACCTACGACGATGCCACCAGCACCTTGACCGTGGGCGTGGTAGCGGACCCCAGCTTCAACTCCATCACTGTGGGCGATACCGTCATCAATGACGGCAGCATCAGCTTCACCAGCGGTGGTCCCAGCATCAGCAACGGCGGCATCGATGCCGGCGGCACGGTCATCACCAATGTGGCACCCGGCGTGGCCGGCACCGATGCGGTGAACGTGGACCAGCTGACCGCGGTGAGCGACATCGCCAATGCCGGCTGGAACATCAGCGCACAGGGCGCCAACGCCACCAACGTGGCGCCGGGCGAGGCCGTGGATCTGAACAACAGCGACGGCAACATCGTGGTCAGCAAGACCACCACCGACGACAACGTCACCTTCGACCTGGCCGATGACATCACCGTCACCAGCGTCACCGCTGGCGGCACCGTGTTGAACAGCAGTGGCCTGACCATCGCAGGAGGACCGAGCGTGACCACGGTGGGTATCGATGCGGGTGGCACGGTCATCACCAACGTGGCACCGGGCGTGGCCGGCACCGATGCGGTCAATGTGGACCAGCTGACGGCGCTGGGTGACACGGGGGTGACCTTCACCGGCAACGACAACACGGCTGGCGACGTGCAGCGGGCACTGGGCAGCACTCTGTCCATCCAGGGCGACGCCACTACCGCCGGTACGTACAGCGGCGGCAATCTGCAGACCGTCACCGACCCGGCCACCGGCACCATCCACCTGCAGATGGCCGACTCGCCGGTGTTCGGCGCGACCACCATCAACGCCGGTGGCACCGGCATCATCAGCGGTGTGACGGCCGGCGTGGCCGGCACCGATGCGGTCAATGTGGACCAGCTGACCGCGGTGAGCGACGTCGCCAATGCTGGCTGGGACATCAGCGCGCAGGGCGCCAACGCCACCAACGTGGCGCCGGGCGAGGCCGTGGACCTGAACAACAGCGACGGCAACATCGTGGTCAGCAAGACCACCACCGACGACAACGTCACCTTCGACCTGGCCGATGACATCACCGTCACCAGCGTCACCGCTGGCGGCACCGTGTTGAACAGCAGTGGCCTGACCATCGCAGGCGGACCGAGTGTGACCACTTCCGGCATCGATGCCGGCAACACCGTCATCACCAATGTGGCACCCGGCACCGTGTCCTCGACCTCGACCGATGCGGTGAACGGCTCGCAGCTGTTCGCGGTCAGCGAGGTGGCCAATGCCGGCTGGAACATCAGCGACGGCACCAGCAGCGGCAACATTGCCCCGGATGAGACGCTGACCGTGACCGCCGGCAGCAATGCCGAGGTCACCTACGACGATGCCACCAGTACGCTGACCGTGGGCGTGGTGGCGGATCCCAGCTTCAACTCCATCACCGTGGGCGATACCGTCATCAATGACGGCAGCATCAGCTTCACCAGCGGCGGCCCCAGCCTGACCAGCACCGGCATCGATGCCGGCGGCACGGTCATCACCAACGTGGCGCCGGGCGTGGCGGGCACCGACGCGGTCAATGTGGACCAGCTGACGGCGCTGGGCGATACGGGGCTGACCTTCACCGGCAACGACAACACGGCTGGCGACGTGCAGCGGGCACTGGGCAGCACCCTGTCCATCCAGGGCGACGCCACTACCGCCGGTACCTACAGCGGCGGCAATCTGCAGACCGTCACAGACCCGGCCACCGGCACCATCCACCTGCAGATGGCCGACTCGCCGGTGTTCGGCGCGACCACCATCAACGCCGGTGGCACCGGCATCATCAGCGGTGTGACGGCCGGCGTGGCCGGCACCGATGCGGTGAACGTGGACCAGTTGACGGCGCTGGGCAGCAGCACGGCGGCATCGCTGGGTGGGACATCGGCCTACGACCCGGCCACGCAGACCGTGACCGCCGGCCTGGATGTGGATGGCACCACCTACACCACCGTTCAGGACGCGCTGACCCAGGTCAACAGCACGGCCAACGCCGGCTGGAACATCAGCGACGGCACCAGCAGCGGCAACATCGCACCGGACGAGACGCTGACGGTGACCGCCGGCAGCAATGCCGAGGTCACCTACGACGACGCCACCAGCACCTTAACCGTGGGCGTGGTGGCCGACCCCAGCTTCAACTCCATCACCGTGGGCGATACCGTCATCAATGACGGCAGCATCAGCTTCACCAGCGGCGGTCCCAGCATTAGCAACGGCGGCATCGATGCGGGTGGCACGGTCATCACCAATGTGGCGCCGGGCGTGGCCGGCACCGATGCGGTGAACGTGGATCAGCTGACCGCGGTGAGCGACGTCGCCAATGCCGGCTGGGACATCAGTGCGCAGGGTGCCAACGCCACCAACGTGGCACCGGGCGAGGCCGTCGACCTGAACAACAGCGACGGCAACATCGTGGTCAGCAAGACCACCACCGGCGACAACGTCACCTTCGACCTGGCCGACGACATCACCGTCACCAGCGTCACCGCTGGCGGCACGGTGTTGAACAGCAGTGGCCTGACCATCGCAGGAGGACCGAGCGTGACCACGGTCGGCATCGATGCCGGCGGTACGGTCATCACCAACGTGGCGCCGGGGGTGGCGGGCACCGATGCGGTCAATGTGGACCAGCTGACGGCGCTGGGCGACACGGGGCTGACCTTCACCGGCAACGACAACACGGCTGGCGACGTGCAGCGGGCACTGGGCAGCACCCTGTCCATCCAGGGCGACGCCACTACCGCTGGCACCTACAGCGGCGGCAATCTACAGACCGTCACCGACCCGGCCACCGGCACCATCCACCTGCAGATGGCCGACTCGCCGGTGTTCGGCGCGACCACCATCAACGCCGGTGGCACCGGCATCATCAGCGGTGTGACGGCCGGCGTGGCCGGCACCGATGCGGTGAACGTGGACCAGCTGACCGCGGTGAGCGACATCGCCAATGCCGGCTGGGACATCAGTGCGCAGGGCGCCAACGCCACCAACGTGGCACCGGGCGAGGCTGTGGACCTGAACAACAGCGACGGCAACATCGTGGTCAGCAAGACCACCACCGACGACAACGTTACCTTCGACCTGGCCGATGACATCACCGTCGCCAGCGTCACCGCTGGCGGCTCAGTGTTGAACAGCAGTGGCCTGACCATCGCCGGCGGACCGAGCGTGACCACCTCCGGCATCGATGCCGGCAACACCGTCATCACCAATGTGGCACCCGGCACCGTGTCCTCGACCTCGACCGATGCGGTGAACGGCTCGCAGCTGTTCGCGGTCAGCGAGGTGGCCAACGCCGGCTGGAACATCAGCGACGGCACCAGCAGCGGCAACATCGCCCCGGACGAGACGCTGACCGTGACCGCCGGCAGCAATGCCGAGGTGACCTACGACGACGCCACCAGCACCTTGACCGTGGGCGTGGTAGCGGACCCCAGCTTCAACTCCATCACCGTGGGCGATACCGTCATCAATGACGGCAGCATCAGCTTCACCAGCGGCGGTCCCAGCCTGACCAGCACCGGCATCGATGCCGGCGGCACCGGCATCATCAGCGGTGTGACGGCCGGCGTGGCCGGCACCGATGCGGTCAATGTGGACCAGCTGACCGCGGTGAGCGACGTCGCCAATGCTGGCTGGGACATCAGCGCGCAGGGCGCCAACGCCACCAACGTGGCGCCGGGCGAGGCCGTGGACCTGAACAACAGCGACGGCAACATCGTGGTCAGCAAGACCACCACCGACGACAACGTCACCTTCGACCTGGCCGATGACATCACCGTCACCAGCGTCACCGCTGGCGGCTCAGTGTTGAACAGCAGCGGCCTGACCATCGCCGGCGGACCGAGCGTGACCACGGTCGGCATCGATGCCGGCAACACCGTCATCACGAATGTAGCACCAGGCGTGGCCGGCACCGACGCGGCCAACGTGGACCAGGTCACCAACCTGGTCGATGGTGCCAGGACGCATTACTACAGTGTCAATGACAACGGTGTGGTGGGCGGCAACTACGACAACGACGGGGCTACAGGCATCAACGCGCTGGCCGCGGGCGTGGACACCTCGGCCGCTGGCGATGCCGCGCTGGCGCTGGGCTACGGTGCTGCCGGCGGCGGACTGAACGCCATCGCCATCGGCACGGACGCGTTGGCGTCCAATACCGGCTCCATCGCCATCGGCCAGGACACGGTTTCCAGCGGACTGGACACCATTGCCATCGGCACCGGTGCCTCGGCCACCAACTCGGTGGCATTGGGTGCGAGGGCCTCGGCGGGAGCCGGCGGCACCGCATTGGGCGATGGCGCCAACGCCACCCTGGCCGGCGGCGTGGCCTTGGGCAAGAACTCGGTGGAAGGCGCGGCCAACGCGACGGCCAGCACGACCATCGCCGGTACCACCTACACCTTTGCCGGCACCACGCCCACCAGCGTGGTCAGCGTGGGCAGCGTGGGCGCGGAGCGGCAGATCACCAACGTGGCGGCCGGGCAGCTCAGCGCGACCAGCACCGATGCCGTCAATGGCTCGCAACTGTTCGCCACCCACCAGGCTATCGAGGACGTGGCCGCTGGATTGACGCACTACTACAGCGTCAACGACAACGGCGTGGCCGGCGGCAACTACGACAACGACGGCGCTACCGGCATCAATGCGCTGGCTGCAGGCGTGGGCGCTTCTGCCGCGGCCGACAGCGCCACCGCCATCGGCGAGGGCGCCGTTGCCGGTGCGCAAGCCGGCGACGTGGCATTGGGAAGCGGCTCCACCACCGCGGCGGTGGTGGCCACGGCCAGCGGCAGCGTGGATGGCGTGACCTACACCTACGCCGGCACGGCGCCCACCAGCACCGTCAGCGTGGGCAGCGTGGGTGCCGAACGCACCATCACCCATGTGGCGGCGGGCCAGGTGTCATCGACGTCGACCGATGCCGTCAACGGCTCGCAACTGTTTGCCACCAACCAGGCGGTCGGCTCGCTGGGCGTCAATCTGGATCAGGTCGGCGCCAGCACCGCCGCTACGCTGGGCGGCACCTCGGTGTACGACCCCGTCACCCACACGGTGACGGGCGGGCTTTCGGTGGGCGGCAGCACCTACACCACCGTGCAGGACGCGTTGACCCAGGTCAACACCACCGCCAGCGCCGGCTGGAACATCACCGACGGTACCAGCAGCGGCAATATCGGAGCGGGCGAGACCCTGGCGGTCGCCGCTGGCAGCAATGCGGCCGTGACCTACGACGATGCCACCGGCACGCTGACCGTGGGCGTGGTGCCGGACCCCAGTTTCACCAGCGTGGCGATCGGCAACACCAGCATCACCACCGACGGCCTGACCATCATCGGCGGCCCCGGCATCACCATCGCGGGGATCGATGCCGGCGGCACCACCATCACCAATGTGGCGGCAGGCGTCAATGGGACCGACGCAGTCAATGTGGATCAGCTGAACCAGGTGGTGGAGGGTGCCTCGGCGCACTACTACAGCGTCAACGACGGCGGAGTGAATGGCGGCAACTACGCCAATGACGGCGCCACCGCCACCGGTGCCATCGCGTCCGGCGTGGGCGCCAGCGCCACGGCGACCGATGCGGTGGCCATCGGCACCGGCGCCACGTCAGGGGACGCCAACAGCGTGGCCCTGGGCGCGGGGTCGGCCACGTCGGCAGCCGTGGGCACCACGGGCACGACCATCGCCGGTACCGACTACACCTTTGCCGGTGGCGTTCCGGTGGGCACGGTCAGCGTGGGCGATGCGGGAGCCGAGCGCACCATCACCCACGTGGCGGCCGGCCGCCTGTCGGCCACGTCGACCGATGCGGTCAATGGTTCGCAGTTGTACGCCACCAACCAGGCCATCGATGCGCTGGACGGGCGGGTGACCACCGTCGAAGGCGACGTCGCCAACCTGACCGAGACCGTCGGAGGGTTCGATAGCCGCATCACGAACGTCGAAGGCGACGTGGCCGACCTGACCGAGACCGTCAACACCTTCGACGGCCGCATCACCAACGTGCAGAACGGCGCGGATGGCATGTTCCAGGTCAGCCAGGAAGATGCGATCACCAAGCCTGCGCCTACCGGTACCAACGCAGCGGCCGGCGGCAACGGCGCGGTGGCCAGCGGCGACAATGCGCTGGCCGTGGGCAACCAGAGCACCGCCAGCGGCAACGACAGTACCGCGCTGGGTAACGGCGCCACAGCCTCCCACGGCAACAGCGTGGCGTTGGGCGCGGGCTCGGCCACCACGGTCGGTGCGCAGAGCAACTACAACGCCGCCTACGTGGGCGACAGCACCTCCACCGGCGAAGTCAATATCGGTGGCCGCACCATCAGCGGCGTGGCGGCAGGCACCGCAGGTACCGATGCGGTCAACGTCAGCCAGCTCAATGGCGGCGTGAACTACGCCATCAACCAGGCCAACGCCTACACCGACAACCGGCTCAGCGGGTTCTACAGCGACATGTGGACGATGAGGCGCGAGGCCCGCGGCGGCACCGCATCGGCCATGGCCATGGCGGGCCTGCCGCAGGCCTACCTGCCGGGCAAGAGCATGCTGGCAGTGGCGGCCGGCGGCTACCAGGGTGAGTACGGCATGGCGGTGGGCCTGTCAGGCGTCACCGAAAACGGCCGCTGGGTCTACAAGGCGCAGGCCAGCGGCAACACCACGCGCGACTGGGGCTTCACGGTGGGCGCGGGTATCCAGTGGTGA